A window of Phytoactinopolyspora mesophila contains these coding sequences:
- a CDS encoding glycosyltransferase — translation MTSRTTRFDILMATDGRFPGGTTSSVVEEIEAQHRAGYRTGLLHLPSPVLGKARPFAPKVRKALDEGKAELVLGADRVEAGLLLARHPTIFTDPPHGLPQLDAEHVILAVNQVASDDRGVQPYYDVRHVHRQIERLMGKEATWAPIGPRVRQSLESHAGWLPMLPWDWENVIDVAASQVKRTGFVSDRPVIGRHSRGHWTKWPDNKSDILAAYPHDPRYSVRILGGTDAPAQILDRIPANWVDLPFNSVPVRDFLATIDFFVYFHHPGLVEAFGRVVLEALSAGAVAIVPPYLEPLFGGACLYGSPADVRRYVDDLYGNWDAFAARSQAGVELAQKRFSYETHIERVEKLIGAPEGATGSPRASATRRRTARSAASSEKPKEQRRPRVNHADGPRTLVIDVRWDTTGGSVLPSVVGHVTGEGPCAVVVPAWRAAEVAHVPTVAKPGRAAGAVERREVLVETFPWGLAELSAAERRRYLALRLDGLVATHRPSRIVVVDGGGPDAKVVTGSVKDVSIERVRVHRGSPSVSDRPAPVTTEDDTTDAEPPAWPLPEGWTVTFRAPGRPATAPQRGRMARLRRKAPTRLRHAARRTMSSLRRGRVKMLERVAPSSGLMLFEVSDADLTLPARAPITHPAPDRLPVALLIVTGEEVDPAATLRAVVERAQMSAAFRPAVLAPPSWVDEAVEFGVTLETLVPESGWNALYGEGWQDYLRRRVDETCRVIHPITVVYIDRTIEPAGQAGASAAVLDVLEMARTRRRA, via the coding sequence ATGACAAGCAGAACGACGAGATTCGACATCCTGATGGCCACTGACGGCCGCTTCCCCGGCGGGACCACGTCGAGTGTGGTCGAAGAGATCGAGGCACAACACCGAGCCGGATACCGGACCGGCCTCCTGCACTTGCCGTCGCCGGTGCTGGGCAAAGCTCGCCCGTTTGCCCCCAAGGTGCGTAAGGCACTGGATGAGGGCAAGGCCGAGCTGGTGCTCGGCGCTGACCGGGTGGAGGCTGGGCTCCTGCTGGCCAGACATCCCACCATCTTCACCGACCCACCGCATGGGTTGCCGCAGCTCGACGCGGAGCACGTGATCCTTGCCGTCAACCAGGTCGCGTCAGACGACCGGGGAGTACAGCCGTACTACGACGTCCGTCATGTCCACCGTCAGATCGAACGTCTCATGGGCAAGGAAGCCACGTGGGCGCCGATCGGGCCCCGGGTGCGTCAGTCGCTGGAGTCGCACGCGGGCTGGCTGCCGATGCTGCCCTGGGACTGGGAGAACGTGATCGACGTCGCTGCTTCGCAGGTGAAGCGGACTGGCTTCGTGTCCGACCGTCCGGTGATCGGGCGGCACAGCCGCGGACACTGGACAAAATGGCCGGACAACAAGTCCGACATCCTGGCGGCGTACCCGCACGATCCGCGGTACTCCGTGCGGATCCTCGGCGGCACCGACGCGCCGGCGCAGATCCTCGACCGGATTCCGGCCAACTGGGTGGACCTGCCGTTCAACTCGGTGCCGGTCCGTGACTTTCTGGCCACGATCGACTTCTTCGTCTACTTTCACCATCCCGGCCTGGTCGAGGCGTTCGGGAGAGTCGTGCTCGAGGCGTTGTCGGCCGGGGCCGTAGCCATAGTGCCGCCATATCTGGAGCCGTTGTTCGGCGGCGCATGTCTGTACGGATCCCCGGCCGACGTGCGGCGATACGTCGACGACCTGTACGGCAACTGGGATGCCTTCGCCGCGCGATCCCAGGCCGGAGTGGAGCTGGCCCAGAAGCGGTTCAGCTACGAGACGCACATCGAGCGGGTCGAGAAGCTCATCGGCGCTCCCGAGGGCGCAACGGGCTCACCGCGTGCCTCTGCTACCCGCCGCCGCACGGCTCGATCCGCAGCCTCGTCCGAGAAGCCCAAGGAGCAGCGTCGGCCGAGGGTGAATCATGCCGATGGGCCGCGCACACTGGTCATCGACGTTCGGTGGGACACCACCGGTGGCTCGGTGTTGCCGAGTGTTGTTGGGCACGTCACCGGGGAGGGGCCGTGTGCGGTGGTGGTGCCGGCGTGGCGAGCCGCCGAGGTGGCACATGTCCCAACCGTCGCCAAGCCGGGCCGGGCCGCGGGAGCCGTTGAGCGGCGCGAAGTCTTGGTGGAGACCTTCCCGTGGGGCTTGGCCGAGCTTTCCGCCGCGGAGCGGCGGCGGTACCTGGCACTGCGCCTGGACGGACTCGTGGCTACGCACCGGCCGTCGCGGATCGTCGTCGTCGACGGTGGCGGGCCGGACGCCAAGGTGGTCACCGGTTCGGTGAAGGACGTGAGCATCGAACGTGTCCGTGTGCATCGTGGTTCGCCGTCAGTATCCGACCGGCCGGCTCCGGTGACCACCGAGGACGATACGACCGACGCCGAACCACCCGCCTGGCCGCTCCCGGAGGGTTGGACCGTGACCTTCCGGGCGCCGGGGCGACCCGCGACCGCTCCGCAGCGCGGCCGGATGGCCAGGCTCCGCCGGAAGGCTCCGACGCGGCTGCGGCATGCGGCGCGGCGGACGATGAGTTCGTTGCGGCGTGGCCGGGTCAAGATGCTCGAGCGGGTGGCGCCGTCGTCGGGATTGATGCTGTTCGAGGTGAGCGATGCCGATCTGACGTTGCCGGCGCGGGCGCCGATCACCCATCCGGCGCCGGACCGGCTGCCGGTCGCGCTGCTCATCGTCACCGGCGAAGAGGTGGACCCCGCTGCCACGCTGCGGGCGGTCGTCGAACGTGCCCAGATGTCGGCCGCGTTCCGTCCGGCCGTGTTGGCTCCGCCGTCGTGGGTGGACGAAGCGGTGGAGTTCGGGGTCACTCTGGAGACGTTGGTCCCTGAATCCGGCTGGAACGCGCTCTACGGAGAAGGATGGCAGGATTATCTGCGTCGCCGGGTTGACGAGACCTGCCGGGTCATCCACCCGATCACGGTGGTGTACATCGACCGTACGATCGAACCAGCGGGACAGGCGGGCGCGTCGGCCGCGGTTCTCGACGTCCTGGAAATGGCCCGGACGCGACGACGCGCATGA
- a CDS encoding glycosyltransferase, with amino-acid sequence MNVLVLTVVHDPEDTRIRHKQINTLRAAGHAVTFAAPFSGYDRPRPRDITSIDIPRARGLRRIRALRAARILLRRHATEYDVILMHDPELLFAAGGLEHPGLVWDVHEDTAAAVRMKPWLPRPARPLAAMLIRKVERRAEQKMTLLLAEDGYAARFERSHPVIRNSAVEPESLDVETGNRVVYLGRITRARGALEMVDLGQRLAPDIEVHLIGNADPECADQIRAAHEAGHVHWHGFVPNDEALAQLPGALAGISLLHDQPNYAHSRPTKILEYMAYGLPTITTPNPASRQLIDQHGCGVVVPFGDVDTVEAAIRRLDADRPERDRMAAAGRQAVTEHYSWDADADTFVRTLERVAARSSRHR; translated from the coding sequence GTGAACGTCCTGGTTCTGACCGTGGTGCACGATCCTGAAGACACCCGTATCCGGCACAAGCAGATCAACACTCTGCGCGCGGCCGGGCACGCGGTCACCTTCGCGGCTCCGTTCAGCGGTTATGACCGCCCGCGCCCCCGCGATATCACGTCCATCGACATCCCACGCGCCCGCGGGCTCCGCCGAATTCGGGCCCTGCGCGCCGCCCGGATTCTTCTACGGCGGCACGCCACTGAGTACGACGTAATCCTGATGCACGACCCAGAACTGCTGTTCGCCGCCGGCGGCCTCGAACACCCAGGGCTGGTGTGGGACGTCCACGAAGACACCGCCGCCGCCGTCCGGATGAAGCCGTGGCTGCCGCGGCCGGCACGTCCGCTGGCTGCGATGCTGATCCGCAAGGTCGAACGGCGCGCGGAGCAGAAGATGACTCTTCTCCTCGCCGAAGACGGCTACGCCGCAAGGTTCGAACGCAGCCATCCGGTCATCCGCAACAGCGCCGTCGAACCGGAGAGCCTCGACGTGGAGACCGGCAACCGGGTCGTCTACCTCGGCCGCATCACCCGCGCGCGCGGCGCCCTCGAGATGGTGGACCTCGGGCAGCGCCTCGCTCCCGACATCGAGGTACACCTCATCGGCAACGCCGATCCCGAGTGTGCCGACCAGATCCGTGCCGCCCACGAAGCCGGCCACGTCCACTGGCACGGTTTCGTCCCCAACGACGAGGCACTGGCGCAGCTACCAGGTGCGCTGGCCGGCATCAGCCTGCTGCACGACCAGCCCAACTACGCCCATTCACGGCCAACGAAGATCCTCGAATACATGGCCTACGGCCTGCCGACGATCACCACCCCGAACCCGGCTTCCCGGCAACTGATCGACCAGCACGGTTGTGGCGTCGTCGTGCCGTTCGGCGATGTCGACACCGTCGAAGCCGCCATCCGCCGCCTCGATGCCGACCGCCCCGAGCGCGACCGAATGGCCGCGGCCGGACGCCAGGCCGTGACAGAGCACTACAGCTGGGACGCCGACGCCGACACATTCGTTCGCACCTTGGAGCGGGTCGCTGCCAGGTCCTCCCGTCATCGGTGA
- a CDS encoding nucleotide sugar dehydrogenase, translating into MAAELAVIGLGYVGLPLAQEASRAGLKVLGLDVAPDIVAGLNQGRSHVDDLNDEDVAEMVAAGFEATTDPAGLATASTIVICVPTPLSDEGGPDLAAVTSASETIAAHLRPGMLVVLESTTYPGTTDEVVRPILERGGLVAGQDFHLAFSPERIDPGNPTYGLRNTPKVVGGHTPACTAKAAELYRRFVDTVVEARGTREAETAKLLENTYRHVNIALVNEMARFCHELDIDLWDVIRLAATKPFGFKAFYPGPGVGGHCIPIDPNYLSHNVRARLGYPFRFVELAQEINATMPGYIAQRIQNLLNQERKALNGATVLLLGVTYKQNIADQRESPAVPVARRLMSLGANVVFHDPHVPVWYLDGMALDRVPDLDATLAAADIVVILQGHSEYEGEMIAKKAAKVFDTRGITPPSATVEHL; encoded by the coding sequence ATGGCCGCAGAGCTCGCCGTCATCGGGCTCGGCTACGTCGGGTTGCCGCTGGCGCAGGAGGCAAGCCGGGCTGGACTGAAGGTGCTGGGGCTCGACGTTGCCCCGGATATCGTCGCCGGCCTCAACCAGGGCCGTTCCCATGTCGACGATCTCAACGATGAGGACGTCGCGGAGATGGTCGCCGCCGGTTTCGAGGCAACGACCGATCCCGCCGGCCTTGCCACCGCCTCCACCATCGTCATCTGCGTGCCGACGCCGCTGTCTGACGAAGGCGGCCCCGACCTGGCCGCGGTCACCAGCGCATCGGAGACCATCGCCGCACACCTTCGCCCAGGCATGCTGGTAGTCCTGGAGTCCACCACCTACCCGGGGACCACCGACGAGGTAGTCCGCCCCATCCTCGAACGCGGCGGGCTCGTCGCCGGCCAGGACTTCCATCTGGCGTTCTCTCCAGAACGCATCGACCCCGGCAACCCCACGTACGGCCTGCGCAATACCCCCAAGGTGGTGGGCGGGCACACCCCGGCATGTACGGCCAAGGCCGCCGAACTCTACCGGCGCTTCGTCGACACCGTCGTGGAGGCACGTGGCACGAGGGAGGCCGAGACCGCCAAACTCCTCGAGAACACCTACCGGCATGTCAACATCGCGCTGGTCAACGAGATGGCCCGGTTCTGCCACGAGCTGGACATCGACCTGTGGGACGTGATCCGGCTGGCCGCCACGAAGCCGTTCGGCTTCAAAGCGTTCTACCCCGGTCCCGGCGTCGGCGGACACTGCATACCCATCGACCCGAATTACCTCAGCCACAATGTGCGGGCCCGGTTGGGCTACCCGTTCCGGTTCGTCGAACTAGCCCAGGAAATCAACGCCACGATGCCGGGATACATCGCCCAGCGAATCCAGAACCTGCTCAACCAGGAACGCAAGGCACTCAACGGCGCGACCGTCCTGTTGCTTGGTGTCACGTACAAACAGAACATCGCCGACCAGCGCGAGTCGCCAGCCGTTCCGGTCGCGCGGCGGCTGATGTCACTGGGCGCCAACGTCGTGTTCCACGATCCCCATGTGCCGGTCTGGTATCTCGACGGGATGGCCTTGGACCGGGTGCCGGACCTCGATGCGACGCTGGCCGCCGCCGACATCGTCGTCATCCTGCAGGGGCACAGCGAATACGAGGGCGAGATGATCGCCAAAAAGGCGGCCAAAGTGTTCGACACCCGCGGCATCACGCCGCCGTCCGCCACCGTCGAGCATCTGTAG
- a CDS encoding acetate--CoA ligase family protein, whose amino-acid sequence MTHHEESSSVQTEDSTRPPEFEVLIGAALHQLRHLEPRAYELDHKVAKRELDAALIADSARRRGLEVQRLTRQMQIIRSDSLAVGFFQNMSSPLTALDRAATNNKLLTKRILAENGIPLARGEVATSVDDALAAFHRIGPPVVVKPISGSHGRGVTVNVQDEGELKTAAGEAFERTNRLLVEEMISSIDLRVMTVAGRAVAAMLRVPANVLGDGVSTIRELADQKNDVRAGNAYLRHCPITISPFTEHHLALRGLTPDSVPEAGQRVFLHYKANLSSGGDSYEIMDVVHPEILRLAERAASCIESAYHAGVDILLERFDAPPDAQSCIVCEMNLNNEMPIHIYPLFGTPSPTGDETVEGYFFRASEQLQAEPRRLATEPPRAVPGPPTDDDATSIELLEALAAAGPAEPSNEYPTEAHRSPRRLDQHYLGQALEQAGFDNVSFQGKLVHAVEHDREVVFERSGRTIFATVLSSNPAALRSLLSIAGLPGLARKRFALDELPAAKSLIAGTPGPWRLRPRPRIDSQRQSFRVETPSRLERVWSELPAGVTHVFLEQVPTGSAMSVLMINGAPSASVLLNPPSVLGDGSTPLGVLIDRKVAARTNHPYLRHAPIKDSLLSDERLARKQLSRADIPGAGEVIGLARSPLMSLGPDTVGVPGCPYPELAAIAGTLLQLIGALPIVSITFARRPGSDAGSPAWVVWEIDPDPELAQFAFPWVGDVGEIYPAAAAALAAGQRYRFSPDTSDGPTR is encoded by the coding sequence ATGACACACCACGAAGAGTCCAGCTCCGTGCAAACCGAAGACTCAACCCGGCCTCCGGAATTCGAAGTCCTGATCGGTGCCGCGCTTCATCAGCTCCGCCACCTCGAGCCACGAGCGTATGAACTCGATCACAAGGTCGCCAAACGCGAACTCGATGCCGCGCTGATCGCCGACTCCGCCCGGCGCCGCGGCCTGGAGGTGCAGCGTCTCACCCGGCAGATGCAGATCATCAGAAGCGACTCACTCGCTGTCGGCTTCTTCCAGAACATGAGCTCGCCGCTCACCGCGCTCGACCGGGCAGCCACCAACAACAAGCTGCTCACCAAACGGATCCTGGCCGAGAACGGCATCCCACTGGCCCGGGGTGAGGTCGCCACCAGTGTCGACGACGCTCTCGCCGCCTTTCACCGGATCGGTCCGCCCGTCGTGGTCAAGCCGATCTCGGGCAGCCATGGCCGCGGCGTGACCGTCAACGTGCAGGACGAAGGCGAGCTCAAGACCGCTGCTGGAGAAGCCTTCGAGCGCACCAACCGGCTACTGGTCGAGGAGATGATCTCCTCGATCGACCTGCGGGTGATGACCGTCGCCGGCCGCGCGGTGGCCGCGATGCTCCGCGTCCCCGCCAACGTGCTAGGCGACGGCGTGTCGACGATCCGAGAGCTGGCCGATCAGAAGAACGACGTGCGAGCCGGCAACGCATACCTTCGCCATTGCCCCATCACCATCTCACCTTTCACCGAACACCATCTCGCGCTGCGCGGGCTCACCCCGGACAGCGTGCCCGAAGCGGGTCAGCGAGTCTTCCTGCACTACAAAGCCAATCTGTCGTCCGGTGGCGACAGCTACGAGATCATGGACGTCGTCCACCCGGAGATCCTGCGGCTGGCTGAACGGGCGGCATCGTGCATCGAGAGCGCATACCACGCTGGGGTCGACATCCTGCTTGAACGATTCGACGCCCCACCAGATGCGCAGTCATGCATCGTTTGTGAGATGAATCTCAACAACGAGATGCCCATCCACATCTACCCGTTGTTCGGAACCCCCAGCCCCACTGGCGACGAAACGGTCGAGGGGTACTTCTTCCGGGCTAGCGAGCAACTCCAGGCCGAGCCGCGCCGGCTGGCAACCGAACCGCCCCGCGCCGTACCCGGACCACCAACCGACGATGACGCCACCTCGATCGAGTTGCTCGAAGCACTGGCTGCCGCCGGGCCCGCAGAGCCCTCGAATGAATACCCCACCGAAGCCCACCGGAGCCCGCGACGGCTCGACCAGCACTACCTCGGGCAGGCTCTCGAACAAGCCGGGTTCGACAACGTCTCGTTCCAGGGCAAGCTGGTCCACGCCGTGGAACATGATCGCGAGGTCGTGTTCGAGCGCAGTGGACGCACCATCTTCGCCACGGTGCTTTCCAGCAATCCCGCTGCGCTGCGATCGCTCCTCAGCATCGCCGGCTTACCCGGCCTGGCCCGGAAACGATTCGCCCTGGATGAGCTGCCGGCAGCCAAGAGTCTGATTGCCGGCACCCCTGGGCCGTGGCGGCTCCGGCCACGCCCCCGCATCGACAGCCAGAGACAGAGCTTCCGGGTGGAAACCCCTTCGAGGCTCGAGCGGGTCTGGTCCGAGCTACCCGCCGGCGTCACTCATGTCTTCCTGGAGCAAGTGCCTACCGGGTCGGCCATGAGCGTCTTGATGATCAACGGAGCGCCTTCCGCATCGGTCCTGCTCAATCCACCCAGCGTGCTTGGTGACGGCTCGACGCCGCTGGGTGTGCTGATCGACCGGAAGGTGGCCGCGCGCACAAACCACCCGTACCTCCGGCACGCTCCGATCAAGGACTCGTTGCTCAGTGACGAGCGCCTGGCTCGAAAGCAGCTGAGCCGAGCCGACATCCCCGGCGCGGGCGAGGTGATCGGGCTGGCGCGCTCACCATTGATGTCGCTCGGCCCAGACACGGTAGGTGTTCCCGGATGTCCCTATCCGGAACTCGCCGCGATAGCCGGCACGCTGCTGCAACTGATCGGCGCGTTGCCCATCGTCAGCATCACCTTTGCGCGTCGGCCCGGCTCAGATGCGGGCAGCCCAGCGTGGGTGGTGTGGGAGATCGACCCTGATCCTGAACTCGCCCAGTTCGCGTTCCCATGGGTGGGCGACGTGGGTGAGATTTACCCGGCCGCCGCAGCGGCCCTGGCCGCTGGCCAGCGCTATCGTTTCTCACCGGACACCTCTGATGGGCCGACGCGCTAG
- a CDS encoding asparagine synthase-related protein, with protein sequence MSDVLGGVRGLIDQPGAALRADAGSVRWAAPDTDANQHTGVSWSPTPLPASLPPDDSRIAREHDAFSLVVDSRAARLHSGISGAVPIYMDAGSAPDKDPHVHFCSRIEPLARTQAGGARPDWDAWAHILAAGGPLGGRTVFAGIHRMQPWSRITVTPGSAPEVNSTGWPWLDVDAVSGASVDTVRDALAETVSALGMRQGLTCLLSGGWDSRVLTAIASGLVPEQLTAWTTSSDTGTVMEELVAAKVAGMLGIQHEIVPPVRDDFGADLEHFARSVDYQTSFHVWLVPLARALAGTSRTVLDGLGGGLFVGGAFPDEDSERPILDRRFDRLARYLHGAEEILDARVVEQLRERTRASFDTVAAPLVNHPFGSTFTAYLTRTLPGISLAPYGLLSSATPVATPFLDDAVVRAALAIPAEQHADGRLYPELLRPFAPQLADLPTALELTPQERPHQRRVSSAEAARVLRDIVTREPVRQLLSPELVVADLDIWRKYLNLTRPQHLIRGLATLSLWLDHYEDVLDGSGIDALLGRG encoded by the coding sequence ATGTCGGACGTCTTGGGTGGTGTCCGTGGGCTCATCGACCAGCCTGGCGCTGCGTTGCGCGCGGATGCGGGCTCGGTGCGGTGGGCTGCGCCGGACACCGATGCGAACCAGCACACCGGCGTTTCGTGGTCTCCCACACCGCTGCCAGCCAGCTTGCCTCCGGACGACTCCCGGATAGCCCGGGAGCACGACGCGTTCTCGCTTGTGGTCGACAGCCGTGCCGCCCGCCTCCACAGTGGGATATCGGGTGCCGTGCCGATCTACATGGATGCCGGCTCCGCGCCGGACAAAGATCCCCATGTGCACTTCTGCTCCCGGATCGAGCCTCTGGCTCGCACCCAGGCCGGCGGAGCCCGGCCCGACTGGGACGCCTGGGCGCACATTCTCGCGGCGGGCGGCCCGTTGGGGGGCCGGACGGTTTTCGCCGGCATTCACCGGATGCAGCCTTGGAGCCGGATCACTGTGACGCCGGGCTCGGCTCCAGAGGTGAATTCGACGGGCTGGCCGTGGTTGGACGTCGACGCCGTATCCGGCGCCTCGGTCGATACCGTGCGGGATGCTCTGGCCGAGACGGTATCCGCACTCGGCATGCGGCAAGGCCTGACCTGTCTGCTCAGCGGCGGCTGGGACTCGCGGGTGCTCACGGCGATCGCGTCCGGGCTGGTGCCGGAGCAGCTGACCGCGTGGACCACCTCGTCCGATACCGGGACGGTCATGGAAGAGCTGGTGGCTGCCAAAGTTGCGGGGATGCTGGGGATCCAGCATGAGATCGTGCCGCCGGTCCGGGACGACTTCGGCGCTGACCTCGAACATTTCGCTCGGTCGGTCGACTACCAGACGTCCTTTCACGTGTGGCTGGTGCCGTTGGCGCGGGCGCTGGCCGGAACGTCGCGCACGGTGCTCGACGGTCTTGGCGGCGGGCTGTTCGTCGGGGGCGCTTTCCCGGACGAGGACTCCGAACGCCCGATTCTCGACCGCCGGTTCGATCGGCTGGCCAGGTACCTGCACGGTGCGGAAGAAATCTTGGATGCGCGTGTGGTCGAGCAGCTCCGGGAACGCACCAGGGCAAGTTTCGACACCGTCGCCGCGCCGTTGGTGAACCACCCCTTCGGCAGCACGTTCACCGCGTACCTGACTCGCACGTTGCCCGGGATCAGCCTGGCACCCTACGGGCTGCTGAGTTCGGCCACACCAGTGGCGACCCCGTTCCTCGACGACGCCGTGGTCCGGGCCGCGCTGGCCATTCCGGCCGAGCAGCATGCCGACGGCCGCCTCTACCCGGAGCTGCTCCGGCCGTTCGCGCCGCAACTGGCTGACCTGCCCACGGCGCTTGAGCTCACCCCGCAAGAACGCCCGCACCAACGACGCGTCTCGTCGGCAGAAGCCGCGCGGGTCCTGCGCGACATCGTGACTCGTGAACCCGTGCGGCAGCTGCTCTCGCCCGAGCTCGTTGTCGCCGATCTCGATATCTGGAGGAAGTACTTGAACCTCACTCGCCCGCAGCATTTGATCCGGGGGCTGGCGACCCTGTCGCTCTGGCTCGATCATTACGAGGACGTGCTCGACGGTTCGGGCATCGACGCCCTACTGGGGCGTGGGTGA
- a CDS encoding acetoacetate--CoA ligase: MPDVVWKPEPQRVAASRIARFRDWLRHQRGIDVQDYDELWRWSVSDPGAFWAALAEHFDVIFHDPPVEALPERTMPGTRWFPGATLNYAEHALRPGPGKDDADPAIVFRREDGLTQRLSYGELRAEVAAARSALSQLGVGPGDRVAAVVPNSPEALVAFLAAASLGAVWASCSPDFGTRAVADRFAQLEPTVLVAVDGYLYNGRAFDIRDTLSQLQQQLPSLRATVIIGYLPDNADGSAGSLPPDSLSWAALLDAHRGAALGFHPVAFDHPLWVLYSSGTTGLPKGIVHGHGGITLEHLKAMALHFDAGPGDRFFWFTTTGWMMWNFLASGLLVGSTVVLYDGSPAHPGMSALWQLAEEEKLTVFGTSAPFIQACLKDDLSLARFDLAHLRTVGSTGAPLSVDGFRWLASNLGPAVQIASFSGGTDLCTGFIGPAPDVPVWLGELSRPSLGASVAAYDESGRQVVGQVGELVLTEPMPSMPVAFWNDADGSRLRDAYFAEFPGVWRHGDWITITDRGSAVIHGRSDSTLNRGGVRMGTAEFYRVVEAHPGVADSLVIDTSGAADDEGRLLCFLVLMAGSELSDVEPELRATLRRELSPRHVPDRFVAVEDIPRTLNGKKCEVPVKRILAGVPPEKAVSREALRNPAALEPFLTLR; this comes from the coding sequence ATGCCCGACGTTGTGTGGAAGCCAGAGCCGCAGCGGGTTGCCGCCAGCCGGATCGCGCGGTTCCGGGACTGGCTACGGCACCAGCGCGGTATCGACGTCCAGGACTACGACGAGCTCTGGCGCTGGTCGGTCTCCGACCCCGGAGCGTTCTGGGCCGCGCTGGCCGAGCATTTCGACGTGATCTTCCACGATCCGCCGGTGGAGGCCTTGCCCGAGCGCACCATGCCGGGCACCCGCTGGTTCCCGGGCGCGACGCTCAACTACGCCGAACACGCTCTCCGGCCGGGCCCAGGCAAAGACGACGCCGACCCCGCCATCGTCTTCCGGCGCGAGGACGGGCTGACCCAGCGGCTCAGTTACGGCGAACTTCGCGCGGAGGTCGCGGCGGCCCGCTCAGCATTGAGCCAGCTCGGTGTCGGCCCAGGAGACCGGGTGGCCGCCGTGGTGCCGAACTCCCCGGAAGCCCTCGTCGCGTTCCTGGCGGCAGCCAGTCTGGGAGCCGTCTGGGCCTCGTGCTCGCCCGACTTCGGCACACGCGCGGTGGCCGACCGGTTCGCCCAGCTCGAGCCCACGGTCCTGGTCGCTGTCGACGGGTATCTGTACAACGGCCGCGCCTTCGACATCCGCGATACGCTCAGCCAGCTCCAGCAACAACTTCCCAGCCTACGAGCCACGGTGATCATCGGGTATCTGCCGGACAATGCGGACGGCTCCGCCGGCTCTCTACCGCCGGACTCGCTCAGCTGGGCCGCACTGCTGGACGCTCACCGCGGCGCGGCACTCGGCTTCCATCCCGTCGCGTTCGACCACCCCCTGTGGGTGCTGTACTCGTCGGGCACCACCGGGCTGCCCAAAGGCATCGTGCACGGGCACGGCGGGATCACCCTCGAACACCTCAAGGCCATGGCGCTGCACTTCGATGCCGGGCCCGGGGACCGCTTCTTCTGGTTCACCACCACCGGATGGATGATGTGGAACTTTCTCGCCTCCGGACTGCTGGTGGGCTCCACGGTGGTGCTCTACGACGGAAGTCCTGCGCACCCGGGCATGTCAGCGCTCTGGCAGCTCGCCGAGGAAGAGAAACTCACGGTCTTCGGCACGTCCGCCCCGTTCATCCAGGCATGTTTGAAAGACGATCTCTCGCTGGCGCGGTTCGATCTCGCTCACCTGCGCACGGTGGGTTCCACCGGAGCACCGTTGTCAGTCGACGGTTTCCGCTGGCTGGCCAGCAACCTCGGCCCGGCCGTGCAAATCGCCAGCTTCTCCGGCGGCACCGACCTGTGCACCGGATTCATCGGCCCGGCACCCGACGTGCCGGTATGGCTCGGTGAGCTGTCCCGGCCGTCACTCGGCGCTTCCGTTGCCGCCTATGACGAGTCCGGACGGCAGGTAGTCGGGCAGGTGGGCGAGCTGGTACTCACCGAACCGATGCCGTCCATGCCGGTAGCATTCTGGAACGACGCCGACGGCTCTCGCCTCAGAGACGCCTACTTCGCCGAGTTCCCGGGCGTATGGCGGCACGGCGACTGGATCACCATCACCGACCGCGGATCAGCGGTGATCCATGGACGCAGTGATTCCACGCTCAACCGCGGCGGCGTACGCATGGGCACGGCGGAGTTCTACCGTGTCGTCGAGGCACATCCCGGCGTCGCCGACTCGCTCGTCATCGACACCTCTGGAGCAGCGGACGACGAAGGGCGTCTGCTGTGCTTTCTGGTCCTCATGGCCGGTTCCGAGCTCAGCGACGTCGAACCCGAACTACGGGCCACACTGCGGCGTGAACTCTCGCCCCGGCACGTGCCGGACCGCTTCGTGGCGGTGGAAGACATTCCTCGTACGCTCAACGGCAAGAAATGCGAAGTCCCGGTCAAGCGCATCCTGGCGGGGGTGCCGCCCGAGAAGGCTGTCAGCCGCGAAGCCCTTCGCAATCCGGCGGCGCTGGAGCCGTTCCTCACCCTGCGGTAG